A single Corynebacterium resistens DSM 45100 DNA region contains:
- the purB gene encoding adenylosuccinate lyase, producing MPAKKKISNVLANRYASPEMTAIWAPEDKIIMERQLWIAVMKAQQELGVEVPSGAIQRYEEVIDNVDLDSIAEREKVTRHDVKARIEEFNDLAGHEHIHKGMTSRDLTENVEQLQIYRSLEIARNKAVAVLARIGKRAGEYESLVMAGRSHNVAAQATTLGKRFASAADELLIGLERIEDLLGRYPLRGVKGPMGTSQDMLDLLGGQEDKLASLESKIADNLGFRRVFDSVGQVYPRSLDMDALSALVELGAAMSSLSMTIRLMAGNETVTEGFKEGQVGSSAMPHKMNARSCERVGGMQVLLRGYLTMAADLAGAQWNEGDVFCSVVRRVALPDAFFTFDGMCETFLTVLDEFGAFPAMIERELDRYLPFLATTRILMAAVRAGVGRETAHEVIKEHAVGVALNMRENGGDQELIQRLAADERLPLSEDDLNEALADRHAFIGAAESQTQRVLRRISEVTKRHPKAAAYTPGEIL from the coding sequence GTGCCTGCGAAAAAGAAGATTTCCAATGTCCTTGCAAACCGTTATGCCTCCCCGGAGATGACCGCTATTTGGGCTCCGGAAGACAAAATCATCATGGAGCGCCAACTGTGGATTGCCGTGATGAAAGCCCAGCAGGAGCTGGGGGTGGAGGTTCCTTCTGGCGCCATTCAGCGCTACGAAGAAGTCATTGACAATGTGGACCTCGATTCGATCGCGGAAAGGGAAAAGGTCACCCGCCACGACGTGAAAGCACGGATCGAAGAGTTCAACGATCTGGCTGGTCACGAACATATTCACAAGGGAATGACGTCCCGTGACCTGACGGAAAATGTAGAGCAGCTGCAGATTTATCGTTCGCTGGAAATCGCGCGAAATAAGGCAGTGGCTGTGCTCGCGCGCATTGGGAAGCGCGCGGGTGAATATGAAAGCTTGGTTATGGCTGGGCGCTCCCACAACGTCGCGGCGCAGGCGACAACGCTGGGGAAGCGCTTTGCTTCGGCAGCCGATGAATTGCTGATCGGTTTGGAAAGAATCGAAGATCTATTGGGCCGATACCCGCTGCGTGGAGTCAAGGGCCCAATGGGAACAAGCCAGGACATGCTTGATCTGCTTGGCGGTCAGGAGGATAAGCTCGCGAGCTTGGAATCCAAGATCGCCGACAACTTGGGATTCCGCCGTGTCTTCGATTCGGTGGGGCAGGTCTACCCGCGTAGCCTCGATATGGATGCGCTGTCTGCCCTTGTGGAACTGGGTGCTGCGATGAGCTCCTTGTCCATGACTATTCGGTTGATGGCCGGTAATGAGACAGTCACCGAAGGATTCAAAGAAGGCCAAGTTGGTTCCTCTGCGATGCCCCACAAGATGAATGCGCGTTCGTGTGAGCGTGTGGGTGGCATGCAAGTTCTATTGCGTGGGTACCTCACCATGGCGGCGGACCTAGCCGGTGCACAGTGGAACGAAGGGGATGTGTTCTGCTCCGTCGTTCGCCGTGTGGCGCTGCCGGATGCTTTCTTTACCTTCGATGGAATGTGCGAGACCTTCTTGACGGTGCTCGACGAGTTCGGCGCATTCCCAGCGATGATTGAGCGCGAACTGGATCGGTACTTGCCGTTCTTGGCGACCACCCGCATCCTGATGGCTGCCGTGCGTGCAGGGGTGGGGCGCGAGACAGCTCACGAGGTAATCAAGGAACACGCCGTGGGCGTGGCGCTGAATATGCGTGAAAATGGCGGCGATCAAGAGCTGATTCAACGGTTGGCAGCCGACGAACGCTTGCCACTGAGTGAAGATGACTTGAATGAGGCGCTGGCGGATCGCCACGCATTCATCGGGGCTGCAGAAAGTCAGACGCAGCGGGTGCTCCGCAGAATCTCTGAGGTCACTAAGCGTCATCCAAAGGCCGCGGCCTACACGCCTGGAGAGATTCTGTAG
- a CDS encoding Fpg/Nei family DNA glycosylase: MPEGHVIHRLARRLNAHFAGQALRVSSPQGRFATEAALIDGRSLRKASAWGKHLFLDFEDALSEGEVTEPRHIVHIHLGLIGSFRIEPYDSNSPWGKVRLHLHKAVDDLDQSSGAYQSSGALGGPEAANLRGPQWCRLITEVEMEAEIGKLGADPLRPADPLNLELRDEMFRRLARSRRTIASLLMDQKFFAGVGNIYRAEVLFRLGINPETRGDVASERKEEIWEDLVRLMAYGEQHGRIDTVREQHQPEAMGRAPREDDHGGEVYVYRRAGQPCLVCGDEVQHAVVEGRNLFWCPKCQH; encoded by the coding sequence ATGCCTGAAGGTCATGTGATTCACCGCCTCGCGCGGCGCCTTAATGCCCACTTTGCGGGTCAAGCGCTGCGCGTGAGTTCGCCACAGGGGCGCTTCGCTACTGAGGCTGCATTGATCGACGGGAGATCCTTGCGCAAGGCAAGTGCTTGGGGGAAGCACTTGTTTCTTGATTTTGAGGATGCCCTGAGTGAAGGGGAAGTTACTGAGCCCAGACATATCGTTCATATACATCTGGGGTTGATTGGCTCATTTCGTATTGAACCCTACGATTCCAACTCACCATGGGGAAAGGTACGGCTGCATTTGCATAAGGCGGTCGATGATTTAGATCAAAGTAGTGGTGCATATCAAAGCAGTGGTGCATTAGGCGGACCTGAAGCCGCAAACCTACGCGGACCGCAGTGGTGCCGATTGATCACCGAAGTGGAAATGGAAGCCGAAATCGGAAAGCTGGGTGCGGATCCACTACGGCCTGCCGATCCGCTGAATTTAGAGTTGCGCGACGAGATGTTCCGTCGGTTAGCTCGAAGTCGCCGAACCATCGCCAGCTTGTTGATGGATCAGAAATTTTTTGCCGGGGTGGGCAATATTTACCGAGCCGAGGTGCTGTTTCGTTTAGGGATTAATCCGGAGACGCGGGGCGATGTGGCGTCGGAAAGAAAAGAAGAGATCTGGGAAGATCTGGTGCGCCTGATGGCATACGGGGAGCAGCACGGGCGCATCGATACAGTCCGGGAGCAGCACCAACCAGAGGCGATGGGCAGGGCGCCGCGCGAAGATGACCACGGCGGAGAGGTTTATGTGTACCGCAGGGCGGGGCAGCCGTGTTTGGTGTGCGGCGATGAGGTGCAGCACGCGGTGGTAGAGGGCAGAAATCTTTTTTGGTGCCCGAAGTGCCAGCATTAA
- the purD gene encoding phosphoribosylamine--glycine ligase: protein MRILVIGNGAREHALAYSLSQDPSVEEVHVSPGNAGMAAIATLHPAGDAVELASEVQADLVVIGPEIPLVAGVADELRAAGFAVFGPSKQAAQIEGSKAFAKDVMARAGVATAQAQSVPVGATDSDIDAALNNFGPMYVVKDDGLAGGKGVVVTADRAAALAHIKAVHEGGNPVLLETFLDGPEVSLFCLVDGETVVPLLPAQDHKRVGENDEGPNTGGMGAYTPLPWLPEDGVQRIVDEVCRPVAKQMVADGVPFNGLLYAGLAWGKNGPSVVEFNCRFGDPETQAVLELLETPLGGVLNAVARGELKSLPELEWKDGYALTVVLAAEGYPESPKTGEVITGADAGSESKGIRAAGVAEEDGKLVSAGGRVINVIGSGATLEEARDNAYRVMDSVNLPGGHFRRDIALPAVEGRISI from the coding sequence ATGCGCATTCTTGTGATCGGAAACGGTGCCCGCGAGCACGCATTGGCTTACTCCCTGTCCCAGGACCCTTCCGTGGAGGAGGTTCACGTCAGCCCCGGTAATGCCGGTATGGCTGCGATTGCCACGTTGCACCCAGCTGGTGATGCGGTTGAGTTGGCAAGTGAAGTTCAGGCAGATTTGGTTGTTATTGGCCCGGAGATTCCACTGGTTGCTGGAGTTGCAGATGAATTGCGCGCAGCCGGTTTCGCGGTATTCGGCCCTTCCAAGCAAGCAGCTCAGATTGAAGGTTCTAAAGCCTTCGCGAAGGATGTCATGGCACGCGCCGGGGTTGCCACCGCCCAAGCACAGTCGGTGCCGGTCGGTGCTACTGATTCGGATATCGACGCCGCCCTGAACAACTTCGGCCCAATGTACGTCGTGAAGGATGATGGCCTCGCTGGTGGGAAGGGTGTGGTCGTCACCGCTGATCGCGCAGCGGCCCTCGCACATATCAAGGCAGTTCATGAGGGTGGAAACCCGGTTTTGCTGGAAACCTTCCTAGACGGACCGGAGGTATCGCTGTTCTGCCTCGTAGATGGCGAAACTGTCGTCCCATTGTTGCCCGCGCAAGATCATAAGCGGGTCGGCGAGAACGATGAAGGGCCCAACACTGGTGGCATGGGAGCATACACTCCTTTGCCATGGCTGCCTGAAGATGGAGTACAGCGCATCGTCGATGAGGTGTGTCGTCCAGTAGCGAAGCAAATGGTGGCCGATGGGGTTCCATTCAACGGTTTGCTGTATGCCGGGTTGGCGTGGGGTAAAAATGGGCCTTCGGTCGTTGAGTTCAATTGTCGTTTCGGCGATCCAGAGACCCAGGCGGTTCTTGAACTGCTGGAGACACCTTTGGGTGGGGTTCTCAACGCAGTTGCGCGTGGGGAGTTGAAGTCTTTGCCCGAACTGGAATGGAAGGATGGTTACGCCCTCACAGTCGTGCTGGCAGCCGAGGGGTACCCTGAATCTCCCAAGACGGGTGAGGTTATCACCGGTGCCGATGCTGGCAGTGAATCCAAGGGTATTCGAGCAGCCGGTGTAGCAGAAGAGGATGGGAAGTTGGTCTCCGCCGGAGGTCGTGTCATTAACGTCATCGGTTCGGGTGCCACATTGGAGGAAGCCCGCGATAACGCCTACAGGGTCATGGACAGCGTAAATCTGCCTGGTGGTCATTTCCGTCGAGACATTGCTCTACCTGCCGTTGAAGGGCGTATTTCCATTTAG
- a CDS encoding HIT family protein, producing MTSVFTKIINGELPGRFAYRDDKVVAFLTIEPVAYGHTLVVPVEEVDRWTDMDPALWAHCNEVAQKVGQAIIESFGSPRAGYLIAGFEVPHAHIHVFPASDMSGYSLANVMKMDETDPEKMDEAAEKIRVALGTTDLK from the coding sequence ATGACGAGCGTATTCACGAAGATCATTAATGGAGAACTGCCCGGCCGGTTCGCTTACCGGGATGACAAGGTCGTCGCGTTCCTCACCATCGAGCCCGTAGCGTACGGCCACACCCTCGTTGTACCTGTGGAAGAGGTTGATCGCTGGACGGACATGGATCCTGCTCTATGGGCGCACTGCAACGAAGTTGCTCAGAAAGTCGGCCAAGCGATCATTGAATCCTTCGGCTCCCCGCGCGCGGGCTACTTGATTGCTGGTTTCGAAGTCCCGCACGCCCATATTCATGTATTCCCTGCCTCTGATATGTCGGGTTACTCGCTGGCCAACGTGATGAAGATGGACGAGACCGATCCAGAAAAAATGGACGAAGCCGCCGAAAAAATTCGGGTGGCATTGGGCACCACGGATCTGAAATAG
- a CDS encoding alpha/beta fold hydrolase has product MSPKPRPYPIEDDDEPEDEFAIPPSEAADSIEFASVEIDETGSNDELDGTPPSDLTANDVTDPQLSEPDALLLDKSERTWLSRLSEGVASTGRFLYDIPGNLGVTRPALPQLRGAIPDPPLGARQVSHGYADDLWQARPTLNRPYPVILIHGTISSKNVWQNLVLRLRNDDFVVFSPDYGVHGTQDIPTSAQDIGAYIEQVLSATGAEAVDIVGHSQGGLLARYWINELGGEDYVHHLISLGSPHHGTTLLGMLGNLLTSETTQRMAAATIRRVFGAAGMQQVIGSPVLETLAASADTRPLIRYTNYATRNDSTVVPHENAFLSTEDSDLVENIFVQDVGVGKCRHEEMPSNPAIQELVHEKLLQALRDDEALDEEIEL; this is encoded by the coding sequence ATGAGCCCGAAGCCCCGCCCCTATCCCATCGAAGATGACGATGAGCCAGAAGACGAGTTCGCCATACCTCCATCGGAAGCCGCGGACTCAATCGAGTTCGCCTCCGTGGAGATTGATGAAACTGGCTCCAATGACGAGCTCGACGGCACCCCGCCCAGTGACCTGACTGCTAATGATGTCACAGACCCACAGCTATCCGAGCCGGATGCCCTACTGCTGGATAAATCGGAGCGAACTTGGCTCTCACGACTCTCTGAAGGTGTGGCCTCCACAGGCAGGTTTCTTTACGACATTCCCGGAAATTTAGGCGTTACGCGCCCGGCGCTACCACAGCTACGCGGAGCAATTCCTGACCCGCCTTTAGGCGCTCGCCAAGTTTCCCACGGTTATGCCGATGACCTCTGGCAAGCCCGGCCCACATTGAACCGGCCTTATCCAGTGATACTGATACACGGCACCATCAGCTCAAAAAACGTCTGGCAGAACCTCGTTTTACGCCTGCGCAATGACGATTTCGTAGTATTCAGCCCCGATTATGGAGTGCACGGTACTCAAGATATCCCCACCTCGGCGCAAGACATCGGCGCTTATATCGAGCAGGTTCTCTCTGCCACCGGTGCAGAAGCCGTAGATATTGTGGGACATTCGCAAGGCGGACTGCTCGCGCGGTACTGGATTAACGAATTGGGCGGTGAGGATTACGTCCATCATCTGATCAGCTTGGGCTCCCCACACCATGGCACCACACTGTTGGGAATGTTGGGCAACCTCCTGACTTCGGAAACCACCCAACGCATGGCCGCGGCAACCATCCGCCGGGTGTTCGGCGCAGCTGGTATGCAACAAGTCATCGGTTCTCCGGTGCTGGAAACCTTGGCTGCCAGCGCGGACACCCGGCCACTGATCCGCTACACCAACTATGCCACCCGTAACGATTCAACCGTCGTGCCGCACGAAAATGCATTTCTTTCCACGGAGGATTCCGACCTGGTAGAGAACATCTTTGTGCAGGACGTGGGCGTCGGTAAATGTAGGCATGAAGAAATGCCGAGCAATCCTGCCATCCAAGAGCTCGTCCACGAGAAGCTTCTGCAAGCCCTGCGTGACGATGAGGCTCTGGATGAGGAGATCGAGCTGTGA
- a CDS encoding esterase/lipase family protein, producing the protein MKDLDRRSIFSYVPDLGHWEESPTYMMSRREPRPVVVVHGTVGGRGNFNRLVPYLRSTYDGRARRVFSVSYGDNGTKALNGSIAEIEEQLEQLHEQTKCPTFDLVAHSQGGLLSLAVASRPRAGRFVHHIVGLGADFRGVRMPWSGKPSADAALRIVDALAGPAFAQQIVGSPELTAVLHQTATCTVPITQIATKYDRTVPLEAAFALADDSDWTGTPAHPGPLRLVLVQRYYPDLEVAHNMLVRNRKVAGLVKYALEHPPQRKAAQR; encoded by the coding sequence GTGAAGGATCTAGACCGCCGTTCGATTTTTTCCTACGTCCCGGATTTGGGGCACTGGGAGGAATCGCCGACCTACATGATGAGCCGGCGCGAGCCACGCCCAGTGGTTGTTGTGCATGGGACTGTCGGCGGGCGTGGGAATTTCAATCGATTGGTACCGTATCTTCGATCCACATATGACGGTCGCGCGCGACGAGTGTTCAGCGTGAGCTACGGCGATAACGGCACCAAAGCGCTGAATGGGTCGATCGCGGAGATCGAAGAGCAACTGGAGCAACTTCACGAGCAAACGAAGTGCCCCACGTTCGATCTAGTAGCGCATTCGCAAGGCGGGTTGTTGTCTCTGGCAGTAGCTTCGCGCCCTCGGGCTGGCCGTTTTGTCCACCACATCGTGGGCTTGGGCGCCGACTTTCGCGGTGTACGAATGCCGTGGTCGGGCAAGCCTAGTGCCGACGCCGCGCTGCGGATTGTCGACGCTCTGGCTGGGCCAGCATTCGCCCAGCAGATCGTTGGGTCCCCTGAGCTCACCGCGGTGCTGCACCAGACCGCCACTTGCACTGTGCCCATCACACAGATTGCGACGAAGTACGACCGAACGGTTCCACTGGAAGCCGCATTTGCCTTAGCCGATGACAGCGACTGGACAGGCACCCCAGCTCACCCTGGCCCATTACGCCTAGTGCTGGTTCAGAGGTATTACCCGGACCTGGAGGTAGCGCACAACATGCTGGTGCGCAATCGCAAGGTCGCGGGGCTGGTTAAGTATGCTCTGGAGCATCCACCGCAGCGGAAGGCAGCACAACGGTAA
- a CDS encoding sensor histidine kinase, which produces MTYNDPQMGAASQSEPVNTGAARSTDSGQSTAVKAEHPRKNFAGHFLSHYPLRISLVVVITALAGVGLTISSAVVTSTLQRFMIQRVDEQLANATATWAHRTTSNDTSAYSGLGKSSDLDAQGSTSGSDSDGLRGSYPSKSDVDRPPSDFYVLVVDGPVAYEQFNSVNESKPEVRGLDKPTAPTTVGARAGSASTTAWRAASVQNQDGTVTIVALPLADEEHTITRLIALQVIIGLIALAAIVVASMYIVRRALKPLNQVEHTASLISRGHLEQRVPKWSPNTEVGALSQALNRMLAQVQGAFMHVEASERQARRSEASMRRFIGDASHELRTPLTSVRGYAELYQSGATDDAGMVIERISEEAGRMSLLVEDLLALVRMDEGRPLKQDRVDILELVLHAADSARAGFPGRRVSVNNKCGDIPVVIGDANRLHQVVGNLLTNALRHGGEDASVQINLSESQREVSIEIADDGRGIAAEDLPHLFERFYRPDVSRSRASGGSGLGLSIVKSLVEAHGGTISVASTLGEGTTFTVVLPSAAVDAPEHT; this is translated from the coding sequence GTGACGTATAACGACCCACAGATGGGTGCTGCTTCACAGTCGGAGCCCGTTAACACAGGCGCCGCCCGCAGCACTGACAGTGGCCAAAGCACTGCGGTCAAGGCCGAACATCCCCGCAAGAATTTTGCGGGGCACTTCCTATCGCATTACCCACTGCGAATCTCGTTGGTCGTGGTAATCACCGCACTCGCTGGGGTGGGGCTGACGATCTCAAGTGCAGTGGTGACATCCACGTTGCAACGGTTCATGATTCAACGTGTCGATGAGCAGTTGGCGAATGCAACTGCTACGTGGGCGCACCGCACGACCAGTAATGACACATCTGCCTATAGCGGGTTAGGTAAATCCAGCGATCTAGATGCACAAGGCAGTACCTCTGGCTCGGATTCCGATGGGCTGCGCGGATCCTATCCGAGTAAGAGCGATGTGGATCGACCACCAAGTGATTTCTATGTACTCGTTGTCGATGGTCCGGTGGCGTATGAACAATTCAACAGCGTCAACGAATCGAAGCCGGAAGTGCGTGGATTGGATAAGCCCACTGCTCCCACCACAGTGGGAGCAAGAGCCGGCAGTGCATCTACTACTGCTTGGCGCGCGGCAAGTGTGCAGAACCAGGATGGCACTGTCACTATCGTCGCCCTTCCCCTCGCGGATGAAGAACACACCATCACCCGTCTTATCGCACTGCAAGTCATCATCGGTTTGATTGCTCTGGCAGCCATCGTTGTGGCCAGTATGTACATCGTTCGACGTGCCTTGAAGCCTCTCAACCAAGTGGAGCATACTGCTTCGTTGATTTCCCGCGGACACCTGGAACAGCGTGTGCCGAAATGGTCGCCCAATACGGAGGTCGGAGCGCTTTCTCAAGCTCTCAACCGCATGCTTGCCCAGGTTCAAGGCGCCTTCATGCACGTCGAAGCTTCTGAACGGCAAGCCCGCCGTTCAGAAGCCTCCATGCGCCGATTCATCGGCGATGCATCTCACGAACTTCGCACGCCGTTGACCTCCGTTCGCGGTTACGCCGAGCTCTACCAATCGGGGGCTACCGATGATGCCGGAATGGTCATCGAACGCATTTCTGAGGAAGCCGGCCGGATGTCCTTGCTGGTGGAAGACCTGCTGGCGCTCGTGCGCATGGATGAGGGGCGTCCGCTAAAGCAAGACCGTGTGGACATTCTCGAACTTGTCCTCCACGCTGCGGACTCCGCACGCGCAGGGTTCCCCGGTCGCCGTGTATCCGTAAACAATAAGTGCGGCGACATTCCTGTGGTCATAGGAGATGCAAACCGGCTTCATCAAGTCGTTGGCAACCTATTGACAAATGCACTGCGCCACGGCGGCGAAGATGCAAGCGTGCAGATCAACCTTTCGGAATCTCAGCGAGAGGTATCGATCGAGATCGCGGATGATGGACGTGGTATCGCAGCGGAAGACCTTCCACACCTTTTCGAGCGTTTCTATCGTCCGGACGTGTCCCGATCGCGCGCTTCCGGCGGTTCCGGGTTAGGGCTTTCCATCGTGAAATCCCTCGTGGAAGCCCACGGTGGCACTATTTCTGTTGCCAGCACCCTGGGGGAGGGAACCACTTTTACCGTTGTGCTGCCTTCCGCTGCGGTGGATGCTCCAGAGCATACTTAA
- a CDS encoding response regulator transcription factor, which translates to MTMPNNASTKVLVVDDEANISDLLKVSLKFQGFDVETADSGQAALDIVDEYQPDAFILDVMMPGMDGFSLLNKLRAKGHDAPVLFLTAKDGVEDRIHGLTIGADDYVTKPFSLEEVITRLRVILRRVSPEDEKESNVISYEDLTLDDDMHEVTKAGKVVDLSPTEFKLLRYLMVNAEVVLSKAKILDHVWNYDFGGDGNVVESYVSYLRRKIDTDDPRLIHTVRGVGYVLRKPRT; encoded by the coding sequence ATGACCATGCCGAATAATGCCTCAACCAAAGTGCTTGTGGTTGACGATGAAGCTAATATTTCCGATTTGCTCAAGGTGAGCCTTAAGTTTCAGGGCTTTGACGTTGAGACAGCCGATAGTGGCCAAGCTGCGCTAGACATTGTGGATGAGTACCAACCTGATGCATTCATCTTGGATGTCATGATGCCCGGTATGGACGGGTTCTCCCTACTTAATAAGTTGCGGGCTAAAGGTCACGATGCTCCAGTGCTGTTTCTGACGGCTAAGGATGGCGTGGAGGATCGTATTCACGGGTTGACCATTGGTGCCGATGACTATGTCACGAAGCCGTTCAGCTTGGAAGAGGTCATTACTCGTTTGCGGGTGATTTTGCGCCGAGTGTCCCCTGAAGACGAAAAGGAATCGAACGTCATCTCCTACGAGGATCTCACCCTCGATGACGATATGCACGAAGTGACCAAGGCTGGCAAGGTCGTTGATCTTTCCCCGACGGAGTTCAAACTGCTGCGCTATCTCATGGTGAATGCCGAGGTGGTGTTGAGCAAGGCGAAAATCCTCGACCACGTGTGGAATTACGATTTCGGTGGCGATGGAAACGTGGTGGAGTCCTATGTCTCTTACCTACGTCGCAAGATCGATACCGATGATCCACGGTTGATTCACACCGTTCGCGGTGTGGGTTACGTACTGCGCAAACCTCGTACCTAG
- a CDS encoding L,D-transpeptidase, which produces MTSTNPHSIRRRVAATGVAMLTTLSIGTGVASAAPAGPLGSASPNPNAVLDARDNLHNQTRNLPPQLRGPVRQGIDNTTNFLAPGALKAREAERARAAAAKKRAAAEAAKKRAAAAAAKKRAAARKANTPCPPSARACVDLKNQVTWLQRNGKRTYGPVRISSGMPGQETPRGSMVVTRKVKDEISREFGNAPMPYSIYFTNNGHAFHEGDPYQMSNGCIHLYHKDAVQYFASLNVGDKVYIF; this is translated from the coding sequence ATGACTTCTACCAACCCACATTCAATCCGTCGCCGCGTGGCCGCGACTGGCGTTGCAATGCTCACTACACTTTCCATTGGAACTGGTGTCGCCTCCGCCGCTCCGGCTGGCCCACTGGGCTCTGCTTCGCCTAATCCAAATGCTGTTTTGGATGCTCGAGACAACTTGCACAACCAGACCCGCAACTTGCCACCACAGCTACGCGGTCCGGTTCGCCAGGGCATCGACAACACCACCAACTTCCTCGCTCCTGGCGCTCTGAAGGCACGCGAAGCAGAGCGCGCCCGTGCCGCTGCTGCAAAGAAGCGCGCTGCAGCTGAAGCTGCGAAGAAGCGTGCCGCTGCCGCCGCAGCCAAGAAGCGTGCAGCAGCACGGAAGGCCAACACCCCTTGCCCACCGTCCGCTCGCGCTTGTGTTGACTTGAAGAACCAGGTCACTTGGTTGCAGCGCAACGGTAAGCGCACCTACGGCCCAGTCCGCATCTCCTCCGGAATGCCGGGCCAGGAGACCCCACGCGGCTCCATGGTCGTCACCCGCAAGGTGAAGGACGAGATCTCCCGTGAGTTCGGCAACGCCCCAATGCCATACTCCATCTACTTCACCAACAACGGTCACGCCTTCCACGAGGGCGATCCATACCAGATGTCTAACGGCTGCATCCACCTGTACCACAAGGATGCCGTTCAGTACTTCGCCTCACTCAACGTTGGCGATAAGGTCTACATCTTCTAG
- a CDS encoding helix-turn-helix domain-containing protein, with product MGYTAAANALGVSKYAARMLCRRFKLHGRLCLVEKPIKQQYSFEVKKEVVQRYLAGETKMDLAREFGLSSDQLVSYWSRQWRNGGDEALKPKPKGRPKGSAVPKPLTEEEKLRRRIARLEAENAYLKKLRDLRNQGRA from the coding sequence ATGGGTTATACAGCCGCTGCCAATGCCCTTGGTGTCTCCAAGTATGCCGCCCGTATGCTCTGTCGTCGGTTTAAGCTGCATGGCAGGCTATGTCTTGTGGAGAAACCGATTAAGCAGCAGTACTCGTTCGAGGTCAAGAAGGAAGTTGTCCAACGCTATCTTGCCGGCGAGACAAAGATGGATCTTGCGCGTGAGTTTGGCCTGTCGTCAGATCAGCTGGTCAGCTATTGGTCGCGGCAATGGCGTAACGGTGGCGATGAGGCGTTAAAACCGAAGCCGAAGGGCAGACCCAAAGGCTCGGCTGTGCCAAAGCCGCTGACCGAAGAGGAGAAGCTGCGGCGCCGGATCGCGCGATTGGAAGCGGAAAACGCTTATCTAAAAAAATTGCGGGACTTGAGGAATCAGGGACGCGCCTAA
- a CDS encoding IS3 family transposase, which yields MFPTPGRSATSLTTNLTATFSPDQPNTVFVSDVTEFRVQGRKVYLSPVMDLFDRSIVAHTVATSPSTALTTDSLSKAIAASAPEPGWMMHTDQGFQYQHASWRDLIGDNGGVQSMSRKANCYDNAVMENFFGHLKTEMYHGEVFDTVAEFNQAIDEYIGWYNTERVQQRLKGLTPMQYRNQTLEALTA from the coding sequence ATGTTTCCTACACCGGGACGATCAGCCACATCGCTGACAACAAACTTGACCGCAACGTTCAGCCCGGATCAGCCAAACACCGTCTTTGTCAGCGACGTCACCGAGTTCAGGGTCCAAGGCCGCAAAGTGTATTTGTCGCCGGTGATGGACCTGTTCGACCGCTCAATCGTCGCCCACACCGTGGCTACATCACCGTCGACAGCGTTGACCACCGATTCTTTGTCCAAGGCGATCGCGGCGAGTGCGCCTGAACCCGGGTGGATGATGCACACTGACCAAGGTTTCCAGTACCAGCATGCCTCGTGGCGTGATCTGATCGGTGACAACGGTGGTGTTCAGTCGATGTCGCGTAAAGCCAACTGTTACGACAACGCGGTCATGGAGAACTTCTTCGGGCACTTGAAAACCGAGATGTACCACGGTGAAGTCTTCGACACGGTCGCAGAGTTCAACCAAGCGATCGACGAGTACATCGGGTGGTACAACACCGAACGCGTCCAACAACGACTCAAGGGCCTGACCCCGATGCAATATCGGAATCAGACCCTTGAAGCCCTAACCGCCTAG